A region from the Salidesulfovibrio onnuriiensis genome encodes:
- a CDS encoding Spy/CpxP family protein refolding chaperone — translation MKKTSIIITSIILVSMAFTMALAMDNMDDHEKMPAPPHHEKMKKGPHPADQLVQDLERLGLTQAQKTKIAKQLKTEWDTMREMHDAVHEDMEAMRQAQFQGNVDAVRALSKKMAQQRQAHDVERAASMAKIRSVLTAEQSAKLDMIHRQFMEKMEKQRPPKKRMNMDSWILENI, via the coding sequence ATGAAGAAAACAAGCATCATCATAACCAGCATCATTCTGGTATCCATGGCCTTCACCATGGCGCTGGCCATGGACAATATGGACGACCACGAGAAAATGCCCGCCCCGCCCCACCATGAGAAGATGAAGAAGGGCCCCCATCCGGCGGACCAGCTGGTGCAGGACCTGGAACGGCTCGGCCTGACCCAGGCCCAGAAAACGAAGATAGCCAAGCAGCTCAAGACGGAATGGGACACGATGCGGGAAATGCACGATGCCGTGCATGAAGACATGGAGGCCATGCGCCAGGCCCAGTTCCAGGGCAATGTGGACGCGGTCCGCGCCCTGAGCAAGAAAATGGCCCAGCAGCGGCAGGCCCACGATGTGGAACGCGCCGCAAGCATGGCCAAGATCCGGAGCGTGCTGACCGCGGAGCAATCCGCCAAGCTGGACATGATTCACCGGCAGTTCATGGAAAAGATGGAAAAGCAGCGTCCCCCCAAAAAAAGGATGAACATGGATTCCTGGATCCTGGAAAACATCTAG
- the dinB gene encoding DNA polymerase IV, with amino-acid sequence MHIDMDAFFASVEQLDNPELRGKPVAVGGSSDRGVCSAASYEARRFGVRSALSVVKARQLCPELILVPGRMGRYKELSGKVMAVLHEFSPVVEQASVDEAYLDATGLERLFGPIEAIGRMIKERVRAETGLTCSVGAAPIRFLAKIASDLDKPDGLSIIHPHEVHSFLRELPVGKIPGVGKKMREGLKRFGVYRAGDLLRHDRVYWEGRLGKSGGILHDRARGIDPNPVEPVGAAKSCSAENTFHEDTGDRSLLRKWLLAQSERVGADLRRHGYKGRTVTLKVKFSDFRQITRSHSLESPTDNTAAIFDLAVELLEEVDLPRPVRLIGVGVSNFGDKPRQMSLFEQPAKPENSKLDRAVDAIREKFGASALTRAELLEFRKK; translated from the coding sequence ATGCATATCGACATGGACGCGTTTTTTGCGTCCGTGGAGCAGCTGGACAACCCCGAGCTGCGCGGCAAGCCCGTGGCCGTGGGCGGATCCAGCGACCGGGGTGTGTGCTCGGCGGCCTCCTACGAGGCGCGCAGGTTCGGCGTGCGCTCGGCCCTCAGCGTGGTCAAGGCCCGCCAGCTCTGCCCGGAGCTGATCCTGGTGCCGGGCCGCATGGGCCGTTACAAGGAGCTTTCCGGAAAGGTCATGGCCGTGCTGCACGAGTTTTCGCCCGTGGTGGAGCAGGCCAGTGTGGACGAGGCCTATCTGGACGCCACTGGTCTGGAGCGGCTCTTTGGCCCCATCGAGGCCATAGGCCGCATGATCAAGGAGCGCGTCAGGGCCGAAACCGGGCTGACCTGCTCGGTAGGCGCCGCCCCCATCCGTTTTCTGGCCAAGATCGCCTCGGACCTGGACAAGCCCGACGGCCTGAGCATCATCCATCCCCATGAGGTGCATTCGTTCCTGCGCGAACTTCCCGTGGGCAAGATCCCGGGCGTAGGCAAGAAGATGCGGGAGGGACTGAAACGGTTCGGGGTGTACCGGGCGGGCGACTTGCTGCGCCATGACCGGGTTTACTGGGAAGGCCGGCTGGGCAAGTCGGGCGGCATTCTGCATGACCGGGCCCGGGGCATCGATCCCAACCCGGTGGAGCCGGTGGGCGCGGCCAAGTCGTGCAGCGCGGAAAACACGTTCCATGAAGACACCGGGGACCGTTCCCTGCTGCGCAAGTGGCTGCTGGCCCAGTCCGAGCGGGTGGGCGCGGACCTGCGGCGGCACGGCTACAAGGGGCGCACCGTGACCCTCAAGGTCAAGTTTTCGGATTTCAGGCAGATCACCCGAAGCCACAGCCTGGAAAGCCCCACGGACAATACGGCCGCGATTTTCGACCTTGCCGTGGAACTTCTGGAGGAGGTGGACCTGCCAAGGCCGGTCCGGCTCATCGGCGTGGGGGTTTCCAACTTCGGCGACAAGCCCCGGCAGATGTCCCTTTTCGAGCAGCCAGCAAAGCCGGAAAACAGCAAGCTGGATCGGGCCGTGGACGCCATACGGGAGAAATTTGGCGCATCGGCCCTGACCCGAGCCGAACTGCTGGAGTTCCGTAAAAAATAA
- the flgK gene encoding flagellar hook-associated protein FlgK produces the protein MISSLYYTGLLSLQNFQGAISIHGNNISNVDTTGYTRRTVEFTSLPSVQTAVGRVGTGSTVDRITRHLNEYLESQYNEKMGGLTKWSTASEYLSSLEALFTQGETTGISASLANFWAAWEDLSSAPGETTQRTTLVSETDTLISLLASTAEDLEYQQLEMEQAISEEVDEINDILEDLAALNAQIPGQTDNLELLDTRDYLVRALAQRVDVQTIEQEDGQITVLTGEGLSLVDGDKAYTFSYESAQSSSSLYPTSDFDGSIYFEGSSNQEFTIEVVNGGYASGGGSAATFKVSLDGGKTWLTDDDGEPVYYTAGDTDNRIEIGGVEIWFGDESDSGTMAGTELTAGDQFTIVAKSAVYWESNSSGKVNVTPFADTTSSGSRLSGGSLAGMLIARDSYLGDYTEQLDAFASSLIWEVNYAHSQGAGLDHWDYVLGSYQAQFTDRPISESGLDFEDYIEEGSFSLAIYDEDTGELLSNASVDFSSISPGISYFDPTVHSMEDVCDAIEATFPGQIDAEIIDGRLSLEAADGTEFEFAGDSSGLLAGLGINTYFDGHDAASISINTYIEADSERVNAGHVNGAGEVNEGDNTIALALAELATKEVTITTIYGSVEQDLQSYFDSLVSEVGGDVSTASTNAAYYSTLAEDLAEQQEEVSGVNIDEELTMLMRYQQSYAAAAKMITTASELFDIVLALKS, from the coding sequence ATGATCTCGTCCCTCTATTACACGGGATTGCTCTCCCTGCAGAATTTCCAGGGAGCCATATCCATCCACGGCAACAACATCTCCAACGTGGATACGACCGGGTACACCCGGCGTACCGTGGAGTTTACCTCCCTCCCCTCGGTGCAGACCGCCGTGGGGAGGGTGGGAACCGGATCCACCGTGGACCGGATCACCCGTCATCTCAACGAATACCTGGAAAGCCAGTACAACGAGAAAATGGGGGGGCTGACCAAGTGGAGCACCGCATCCGAGTATCTCTCCAGCCTGGAGGCCCTGTTCACCCAGGGAGAGACCACCGGGATCAGCGCTTCGCTGGCCAACTTCTGGGCCGCCTGGGAAGACCTTTCCTCGGCACCGGGCGAAACCACCCAGCGCACCACGCTCGTCTCCGAAACCGACACGCTGATCTCCCTCCTCGCCAGCACGGCCGAGGACCTGGAATACCAGCAGCTGGAAATGGAACAGGCCATCAGCGAGGAGGTGGACGAGATCAACGACATCCTCGAGGACCTGGCCGCGCTCAACGCCCAGATCCCGGGGCAGACAGACAACCTCGAACTGCTCGACACCCGCGACTACCTGGTGCGCGCCCTGGCGCAACGGGTGGATGTGCAGACCATAGAGCAGGAAGACGGCCAGATCACGGTGCTCACCGGCGAGGGCCTTTCCCTGGTGGACGGGGACAAGGCGTACACCTTCAGCTACGAAAGCGCCCAGTCCTCATCCTCGCTCTATCCCACCTCGGACTTTGACGGCTCGATCTACTTTGAAGGCTCCTCCAACCAGGAATTCACCATCGAGGTCGTCAACGGGGGCTATGCCTCGGGCGGCGGTTCCGCAGCCACCTTCAAGGTCTCCCTGGACGGCGGCAAGACATGGCTCACGGACGACGACGGCGAACCGGTCTACTACACGGCCGGGGACACGGACAACCGGATCGAGATAGGCGGCGTGGAAATCTGGTTCGGCGACGAATCGGATTCCGGGACCATGGCGGGCACCGAACTGACGGCGGGTGACCAGTTCACCATCGTGGCCAAGTCGGCCGTCTACTGGGAAAGCAACAGCTCGGGCAAGGTCAACGTGACCCCCTTTGCCGACACCACGAGCAGCGGCAGCCGGTTGAGCGGGGGCTCCCTGGCCGGGATGCTCATCGCCCGCGACAGCTACCTGGGTGACTACACCGAGCAGCTCGACGCCTTCGCCTCGTCCCTGATCTGGGAAGTGAACTACGCCCACAGCCAGGGGGCCGGGCTGGATCACTGGGACTACGTGCTGGGCTCCTACCAGGCCCAGTTCACGGACCGCCCCATCAGCGAGAGCGGTCTGGATTTCGAGGACTACATCGAGGAAGGCTCCTTTTCCCTGGCCATCTACGACGAGGATACCGGCGAGTTGCTGAGCAACGCCTCCGTTGACTTCTCGTCCATCTCGCCGGGCATCTCCTACTTCGACCCCACCGTGCATTCCATGGAAGACGTGTGTGATGCCATCGAGGCCACCTTCCCCGGCCAGATCGACGCCGAGATCATTGACGGCAGACTCTCTCTGGAAGCGGCCGACGGCACGGAGTTCGAATTCGCCGGGGACAGCTCCGGCCTGCTGGCGGGGCTGGGCATCAACACCTACTTCGACGGACACGACGCCGCGTCCATCTCCATCAACACATACATCGAGGCGGACTCCGAACGGGTCAACGCCGGCCACGTCAACGGCGCGGGCGAGGTCAACGAAGGCGACAACACCATAGCCCTGGCCCTGGCCGAACTGGCCACCAAGGAAGTCACCATCACCACCATCTACGGCAGCGTGGAGCAGGATCTCCAATCCTACTTCGACAGCCTGGTTTCCGAGGTGGGCGGCGACGTATCCACCGCGTCCACCAACGCGGCCTATTACAGCACCCTGGCCGAGGACCTGGCGGAACAGCAGGAAGAGGTTTCCGGCGTCAACATCGACGAAGAGCTGACCATGCTCATGCGCTATCAGCAGTCCTACGCGGCTGCGGCCAAGATGATCACCACGGCCAGCGAGCTCTTCGACATCGTGCTCGCGCTCAAGAGCTAG
- a CDS encoding MotE family protein, whose amino-acid sequence MNVRISRVLLSLIFLALLKLAVFGMLSVDSVTLEVAEAVLPQSAIELASPTEAMAQAEKPAQKDAAAGQSDANQAQAAPAPAKPAGAEDLPDDWKALKKLQEQIAIERRNNEELKAFVEAETKRLTKLRDEIKNMLEEAKATKDKKVKQLVDMLSSTKAKQAAKILESMDQDLAVKVLSGMRGRTAGEILTFVEAKKAAQFSEALTRLQVPFEEQ is encoded by the coding sequence ATGAACGTAAGGATATCTAGGGTTCTGCTGAGTCTGATCTTTCTGGCCCTGCTGAAGCTTGCCGTGTTCGGCATGCTGAGTGTCGATTCCGTGACGCTCGAGGTGGCCGAGGCCGTGCTTCCCCAGTCCGCCATTGAACTGGCTTCCCCCACCGAGGCCATGGCCCAGGCCGAAAAACCGGCCCAAAAGGACGCCGCGGCCGGGCAGTCCGATGCGAATCAGGCCCAGGCCGCTCCCGCCCCGGCCAAGCCCGCCGGGGCCGAGGACCTGCCCGACGACTGGAAGGCGCTCAAGAAGCTGCAGGAGCAGATCGCCATCGAGCGCCGCAACAACGAGGAACTCAAGGCCTTTGTGGAGGCCGAGACCAAACGGCTGACCAAGCTGCGCGACGAGATCAAGAACATGCTCGAGGAGGCCAAGGCCACCAAGGACAAGAAGGTCAAGCAGCTGGTGGATATGCTTTCCAGCACCAAGGCCAAGCAGGCCGCAAAGATTCTGGAAAGCATGGACCAGGACCTGGCCGTCAAGGTTTTGTCGGGCATGCGCGGCCGCACTGCGGGCGAGATTCTGACCTTTGTGGAGGCCAAGAAGGCCGCCCAGTTCTCTGAGGCGCTCACCCGTCTCCAGGTTCCTTTCGAGGAACAATAG
- the truA gene encoding tRNA pseudouridine(38-40) synthase TruA, whose product MPRIRLTLAYDGTAFCGWQLQARERTVQGELETAIARIVGEPVRVHGSGRTDSGVHALCQVCHFDVPESRATIPWRRALNSLLSDDVSVLSCHVTDAEFHSRYSAVSKTYAYTLWHTREFLLPHRRNQVWACGPVDFGLMERAAEVFLGTHDFAAFQNTGTPVKSTVRTMTRLERCPGINEHESVWRFSADGFLKQMVRNIMGCLVEAGRGKVSPQTIRSILDEADRTAAPATAPPQGLCLEFVQYPAMAEEKCLERRPEDSPDTGDCG is encoded by the coding sequence GTGCCCCGCATTCGCCTGACCCTGGCCTACGACGGCACGGCCTTTTGCGGCTGGCAGCTCCAGGCCAGGGAGCGCACCGTGCAGGGCGAACTGGAAACGGCGATTGCCCGCATCGTGGGCGAACCCGTGCGCGTGCACGGCTCGGGCCGCACGGACAGCGGGGTGCACGCCCTCTGTCAGGTCTGCCATTTCGACGTCCCCGAATCCCGGGCAACCATTCCCTGGCGGCGGGCCCTGAACAGTTTGCTGTCCGACGATGTATCCGTTCTTTCCTGCCATGTGACGGATGCCGAATTTCATTCCCGCTATTCGGCGGTTTCCAAGACATATGCCTACACCCTGTGGCATACCCGCGAATTTCTTCTTCCCCACCGGCGCAATCAGGTCTGGGCCTGTGGGCCCGTGGATTTCGGGCTCATGGAGCGGGCCGCCGAGGTCTTTCTGGGCACGCATGATTTCGCGGCCTTCCAGAACACGGGAACCCCGGTCAAGAGCACGGTGCGCACCATGACCCGCCTGGAGCGCTGCCCGGGCATAAACGAACACGAGAGCGTGTGGCGTTTTTCCGCGGACGGCTTTCTCAAGCAGATGGTCCGCAACATCATGGGCTGCCTGGTGGAGGCCGGGCGCGGTAAAGTTTCTCCACAAACCATCCGATCAATATTGGACGAAGCGGACAGAACCGCCGCCCCGGCAACGGCCCCCCCGCAGGGGCTGTGCCTCGAGTTCGTCCAATATCCGGCCATGGCCGAGGAGAAATGCCTTGAGCGACGACCTGAAGACAGTCCTGACACTGGGGACTGCGGATAA
- a CDS encoding DUF2238 domain-containing protein codes for MEDVLTPARPVGRTPHILAAAFVVFFICMGISPVSRAVWIAEVVPVAGVFLLLAATYRRFRFSTASYLLMGFWLVWHTIGGHYTFANVPFDWFNDLLGSQRNHFDRIGHFSVGFYAYALAELFTRRKWAGPVVTTLFGLFFIMAVAAAYEIIEWQYAVLEGGNAGIEFLGSQGDIWDAQKDMLADTLGAVFSLILFWVFGKQWGSR; via the coding sequence ATGGAAGACGTTTTGACTCCCGCGCGGCCTGTGGGCCGTACGCCCCATATTCTTGCCGCAGCCTTTGTGGTTTTTTTCATCTGCATGGGCATCAGCCCGGTTTCCCGGGCGGTCTGGATCGCCGAGGTGGTGCCCGTGGCGGGCGTGTTCCTGCTGCTGGCCGCAACTTACAGGCGCTTTCGGTTTTCCACCGCCTCCTACCTGCTCATGGGTTTCTGGCTGGTCTGGCACACCATCGGCGGGCACTACACCTTTGCCAACGTGCCGTTCGACTGGTTCAACGACCTGCTGGGCTCGCAGCGCAACCACTTTGACCGCATCGGCCATTTTTCCGTGGGCTTCTACGCCTATGCCCTGGCCGAACTGTTCACGCGCCGCAAATGGGCTGGCCCCGTGGTGACCACGCTTTTCGGGCTTTTCTTCATCATGGCCGTTGCCGCGGCCTACGAGATCATCGAATGGCAGTACGCGGTCCTGGAGGGCGGCAACGCGGGCATCGAGTTCCTCGGCTCCCAGGGCGACATCTGGGACGCCCAGAAGGACATGCTGGCCGACACACTGGGTGCGGTCTTTTCCCTGATCCTGTTCTGGGTTTTCGGAAAGCAGTGGGGGAGCCGTTAA
- the fliD gene encoding flagellar filament capping protein FliD, with the protein MSDYSYDYINSYYEGYYDTETYTSGQITFSGVSTGTDFDTLIEGLVSAESYTLDNLENWKYQWEAKNEALSDLNTALISLQTALEDLDTLSEFFAKSASVTDSSALSVSVDADAQEATHNIVINQLAQNDIWFNTGAGYSATDEVLTSTGGTFVLEYAGESYTIDVEAGTTVSTFVNLINSDADLDDGVRAALVNDGDEYHLELRGMDLGEDNTISITSSTIASLDPSNFEQTQVACNSQIKVDGFPTAADEWIERDSNYIDDVLDGVALTLKDTTDSGGTTMTVSVDNDAIVENVQTFVEQFNTVISLIQEISSVDYESDEDEPEASVMTGNYGVDMVNQNLKDVIATLGLGFSYYDSDTGGGDYYSTLSQLGITTDADDSSVTFGQLLFDEEDFLEALEKDPEGVAMVFSANDIAETDSTDFTILSTVDGTTQPGVYDVEYTMSGGAVVSATIGGETCAISGDEITCISGDALGMALRVDDLTDGTYTGSVAVKRGKIPELVESIDEMCDSQNGILNIIQENYNDIIDSIDDKIDNEETRLEQYESRLRDKYSRLETTLSEYYSLQTTLESQLDQLE; encoded by the coding sequence ATGAGCGATTACTCCTACGACTACATCAACAGCTATTACGAGGGCTACTACGACACCGAGACCTACACGTCGGGCCAGATCACCTTTTCGGGGGTCTCCACCGGCACGGACTTCGACACCCTCATCGAGGGTCTGGTCTCGGCGGAAAGCTACACCCTGGACAACCTGGAGAACTGGAAATACCAGTGGGAAGCCAAGAACGAGGCCCTCAGCGACCTGAACACGGCGCTCATCAGTCTGCAGACCGCCCTGGAAGACCTGGACACCCTGAGCGAGTTCTTTGCCAAGTCCGCCTCGGTCACGGATTCGAGCGCACTGTCCGTGAGCGTGGATGCCGACGCCCAGGAAGCAACCCACAACATCGTCATCAACCAGCTGGCCCAGAACGACATCTGGTTCAACACCGGCGCGGGCTATTCCGCCACCGACGAGGTGCTCACCTCCACGGGCGGCACCTTCGTGCTCGAATACGCGGGGGAATCCTACACCATCGATGTGGAGGCGGGAACAACCGTGAGCACCTTCGTCAACCTCATCAACAGCGACGCGGACCTGGACGACGGGGTGCGCGCCGCGCTGGTCAACGACGGGGACGAGTATCACCTGGAACTGCGGGGAATGGACCTGGGAGAGGACAACACCATCTCCATCACCAGCTCCACCATCGCCTCCCTGGATCCCTCCAACTTCGAACAGACCCAGGTGGCCTGCAACTCCCAGATCAAGGTGGACGGATTTCCCACGGCGGCGGACGAATGGATCGAACGGGATTCCAATTACATCGACGACGTGCTGGACGGCGTGGCCCTGACCCTGAAGGATACCACGGACAGCGGCGGCACCACCATGACCGTGTCCGTGGACAACGACGCCATCGTGGAAAACGTGCAGACCTTCGTGGAGCAGTTCAACACGGTCATTTCCCTGATCCAGGAAATATCGAGCGTGGACTATGAATCCGACGAGGACGAACCCGAGGCCTCGGTCATGACCGGCAACTACGGCGTGGACATGGTCAACCAGAACCTCAAGGACGTCATCGCCACCCTGGGCCTGGGCTTCAGCTACTACGACAGCGACACAGGCGGGGGCGACTACTACTCGACCCTCTCCCAGCTCGGCATCACCACGGACGCGGACGACAGCTCCGTGACCTTCGGACAGCTGCTCTTTGACGAGGAGGACTTCCTGGAGGCCCTGGAAAAGGACCCGGAAGGCGTGGCCATGGTCTTTTCCGCCAACGACATCGCCGAAACCGATTCCACGGACTTCACGATTCTCTCCACGGTGGACGGGACCACCCAGCCCGGCGTTTACGACGTCGAGTACACCATGAGCGGCGGTGCCGTCGTCAGCGCCACCATCGGCGGGGAAACGTGCGCCATCAGCGGCGACGAAATAACCTGTATCTCCGGAGACGCTCTGGGCATGGCCCTCCGCGTGGACGACCTTACGGACGGGACCTATACGGGCTCCGTGGCCGTCAAGCGGGGCAAAATCCCGGAACTGGTCGAGTCCATCGACGAGATGTGCGACTCCCAAAACGGCATATTGAACATTATCCAGGAAAACTATAATGACATTATCGACAGCATCGATGACAAAATAGACAACGAAGAAACCCGGTTGGAACAGTACGAATCCAGACTGCGCGACAAGTACAGCCGCCTGGAAACCACGCTGAGCGAATATTACAGTCTCCAGACGACGTTGGAAAGCCAGCTTGACCAGCTTGAATGA
- a CDS encoding RNA polymerase sigma factor yields MKGKQLSPDTAVVQEILEGNVNAFETLVNRHQEHVSRIVGNHVPYQRVDEVVQAAFVNAYRSLNTFRGEKPFRNWLSKISVRCCYDFWREEYRYRETPVSTLGADPWDMLDRLTANQAQEEFLAQAQQEENIKLLDWALDQLSPEDRMVVTLTALEEKSVAEAAHLLGWTKVNVKVRAHRARNKLKKILKQAI; encoded by the coding sequence ATGAAGGGGAAGCAACTTTCGCCGGACACGGCTGTTGTTCAGGAGATCCTTGAGGGCAATGTCAACGCCTTCGAGACTCTGGTGAACAGGCACCAGGAGCATGTGTCGCGCATCGTGGGCAATCATGTGCCCTACCAGCGCGTGGACGAAGTGGTGCAGGCGGCGTTTGTCAACGCCTACCGGTCGTTGAACACCTTCCGGGGTGAAAAGCCGTTCCGGAACTGGCTTTCGAAGATAAGCGTCCGATGCTGCTACGACTTCTGGCGCGAGGAATACCGCTACCGGGAAACGCCGGTCAGCACCCTGGGGGCAGATCCCTGGGACATGCTCGACCGCCTGACCGCGAATCAGGCGCAGGAGGAATTTCTGGCCCAGGCGCAGCAGGAGGAAAACATCAAGCTGCTGGACTGGGCCCTGGACCAACTTTCCCCCGAGGACCGGATGGTGGTAACCCTCACGGCCCTGGAGGAAAAAAGCGTGGCCGAGGCAGCCCACCTGCTCGGCTGGACAAAGGTGAATGTGAAGGTCCGAGCGCATCGGGCCAGAAATAAACTAAAGAAAATCCTAAAACAGGCGATCTGA
- the flgL gene encoding flagellar hook-associated protein FlgL, with protein sequence MTMRVTQNMIFSTSISNINNALSEVMRLNAQNSAQKKILSPSDDPSGYKQVLDLRAYTSAMEQYEDNIDTANGWLNLADEMLLQASELLTSSKELATQAATGTLTADQRQSLASQARQNLASMISIANTEYVGQSIFAGHKIDDNAYEQILGVTVNDENLSADDIVSVTGDAEYTIYVRTLTAGVVGTDAIDYEYSADGGETWTQATLAAGDTVLDCGTAQLELAAGTNVQANGDTSFYLRPAAVYLGDTNDGINITKSGAAAIEASADGVFSGDITVRIDSGTDINGAVEYSFSLDGGSTWVEGNVTSNAQLPLPGGFLNLTSGAGTAIAAGDQFQITPADADISINVNRYSEVVVNNVGLEIFGGLYDADGDGTATEALPETPEENLFEAMSDLIGYLEVNDTDGIGECIDRIKAAQERLETYAADVGARENRLESQASILTVQKSNATSQISQIEDADLSTLLAELSKAEYIYESVLSSSSKIMSMTLLSYL encoded by the coding sequence ATGACCATGCGCGTCACCCAGAACATGATTTTCAGTACGTCCATCTCCAACATCAACAACGCCCTGTCCGAGGTCATGCGGCTCAACGCCCAGAACTCGGCCCAGAAAAAAATCCTGAGCCCGTCCGACGACCCCTCCGGCTACAAGCAGGTGCTGGACCTGCGGGCCTACACCTCGGCGATGGAGCAGTACGAGGACAATATCGACACGGCCAATGGCTGGCTCAACCTGGCGGACGAAATGCTGCTGCAGGCCAGCGAACTCCTGACCAGCAGCAAGGAACTGGCCACCCAGGCGGCCACCGGCACCCTGACCGCGGACCAGCGCCAGTCCCTGGCATCCCAGGCCCGCCAGAACCTGGCCAGCATGATCTCCATCGCCAACACCGAGTACGTGGGCCAATCCATCTTCGCCGGGCACAAGATCGACGACAACGCCTACGAGCAGATCCTGGGAGTGACCGTCAACGACGAGAACCTGTCGGCCGACGACATCGTCAGCGTGACGGGCGACGCGGAGTACACCATCTACGTCCGAACCCTGACCGCGGGAGTTGTGGGCACGGACGCCATCGACTACGAATATTCCGCGGACGGCGGCGAGACCTGGACCCAGGCCACCCTGGCCGCGGGCGACACCGTGCTGGACTGCGGCACGGCCCAGCTGGAACTGGCCGCGGGAACCAATGTTCAGGCCAACGGCGACACCAGCTTTTATCTGCGTCCGGCGGCGGTCTACCTGGGGGACACCAACGACGGCATCAACATCACCAAGTCCGGTGCGGCCGCCATTGAGGCCTCGGCCGACGGCGTGTTCTCGGGCGACATCACCGTGCGCATCGACAGCGGCACGGACATCAACGGCGCCGTGGAATATTCCTTCAGCCTGGACGGCGGCAGCACCTGGGTGGAAGGCAACGTGACCTCCAATGCCCAGCTGCCCCTGCCCGGCGGATTCCTGAACCTGACCTCGGGCGCGGGCACGGCAATCGCGGCGGGCGACCAGTTCCAGATCACGCCTGCGGACGCGGACATCTCCATCAACGTCAACCGCTACAGCGAGGTGGTGGTCAACAACGTGGGCCTGGAAATCTTCGGAGGGCTCTACGACGCCGACGGAGACGGCACGGCCACGGAGGCCCTGCCGGAAACGCCCGAGGAAAACCTGTTCGAGGCCATGAGCGACCTCATCGGCTATCTGGAAGTGAACGACACGGACGGCATAGGCGAGTGCATCGACAGGATCAAAGCGGCCCAGGAACGCCTGGAGACCTATGCCGCGGACGTGGGCGCCCGAGAAAACAGGCTGGAATCCCAGGCGAGCATCCTCACGGTGCAGAAGAGCAACGCCACAAGCCAGATATCCCAGATCGAGGACGCGGACCTGAGCACCCTGCTCGCGGAGCTGTCCAAGGCGGAATACATCTATGAATCCGTGCTCAGCTCCTCTTCCAAGATCATGAGCATGACCCTGCTCAGCTATCTCTAG
- the fliJ gene encoding flagellar export protein FliJ: protein MKPFRFKLEKVLDYRGQLEDQAKAALSRAKAAHDEQEALVQDIAARFEAHKAKQLEATKSPGDMWLWRQYRNALETDLAAARVRLRELALMLHKVREEAVRRSRDRKLLEKLKENQARKHYAEENLREQKENDEMATIRYERKDI, encoded by the coding sequence ATGAAACCGTTTCGCTTCAAGCTCGAAAAGGTCCTGGACTACCGGGGCCAGCTGGAGGACCAGGCCAAGGCGGCCCTGTCCAGGGCCAAGGCCGCCCATGACGAGCAGGAAGCCCTGGTGCAGGACATCGCCGCACGGTTCGAGGCCCATAAGGCCAAGCAGCTGGAGGCCACCAAGTCGCCCGGCGACATGTGGCTCTGGCGGCAGTACCGGAACGCCCTGGAAACGGACCTGGCCGCAGCGCGGGTCCGCTTGCGGGAGTTGGCCTTGATGTTGCATAAGGTTCGTGAGGAAGCGGTTCGGCGTTCCAGGGATCGGAAGCTGTTGGAAAAGCTCAAGGAAAATCAGGCAAGGAAGCACTATGCAGAGGAAAACCTCCGGGAACAGAAAGAAAACGACGAAATGGCAACGATTCGGTATGAACGTAAGGATATCTAG